Proteins encoded in a region of the Saccharopolyspora phatthalungensis genome:
- a CDS encoding polyprenyl synthetase family protein, translating into MTTVLPPALLTARETVDPVLRTAVDRLDPDTRRVCEYHFGWSNADGSPDGGGGKALRPAMVLLSARSVEPVAMGDAVVAAAAVELVHNFSLLHDDVMDGDTSRRHRPTAWTVFGRPAALLAGDALLTLSTDVLLESTSSHSAQAARSLSTATRTLIAGQAADLDFERRSTVGLDECLRMAHDKTAALLACASSIGALYVGAQQETVIRLHAFGTEVGMAFQLVDDLLGLWGDPGITGKPVLSDLRARKKSVPVVHALSSGTAAGDRLHQLYAQAEPLSEDQLHEAAEMVQRAGSADWTRQECERRLAAAHEYLPGGPHGASESLTELAEFIVRRKL; encoded by the coding sequence ATGACGACCGTCCTGCCACCCGCCCTGCTCACAGCGCGGGAGACCGTGGATCCGGTACTGCGCACGGCAGTGGACCGACTCGACCCGGACACGCGCCGCGTATGCGAATACCACTTCGGCTGGAGCAACGCCGACGGCTCCCCGGACGGCGGTGGCGGCAAGGCCCTGCGACCGGCGATGGTGCTGCTGTCCGCACGCAGCGTCGAGCCCGTGGCGATGGGGGACGCGGTCGTGGCGGCGGCAGCGGTGGAACTGGTGCACAACTTCTCCCTGCTGCACGACGACGTTATGGACGGCGATACCTCCCGCCGCCACCGGCCGACCGCGTGGACCGTCTTCGGGCGGCCGGCGGCGTTGCTGGCCGGAGACGCGCTGCTGACGTTGTCCACCGACGTCCTGCTGGAGTCGACATCGAGCCATTCGGCGCAAGCGGCCCGGTCGCTGTCCACCGCGACCCGCACCCTGATCGCCGGTCAGGCCGCCGATCTGGACTTCGAGCGCCGCTCGACGGTGGGGCTCGACGAATGCCTGCGGATGGCGCACGACAAGACCGCCGCACTGCTCGCCTGCGCGTCCTCAATCGGCGCGCTTTACGTTGGCGCGCAGCAGGAAACCGTGATCCGGCTGCACGCCTTCGGCACCGAGGTGGGGATGGCCTTCCAACTCGTCGACGACCTGCTCGGCCTGTGGGGCGATCCCGGGATCACCGGCAAGCCGGTGCTGTCCGACCTGCGCGCCCGCAAGAAGTCGGTGCCGGTAGTGCACGCGTTGAGCTCCGGGACCGCTGCCGGCGACCGGCTGCACCAGCTGTATGCGCAGGCCGAACCGCTCAGCGAGGACCAGCTGCACGAGGCCGCCGAAATGGTGCAGCGGGCCGGTTCGGCCGACTGGACCCGCCAGGAGTGCGAACGGAGGCTGGCCGCCGCCCACGAGTACCTGCCCGGCGGCCCGCACGGGGCGTCCGAATCCCTGACCGAGCTCGCCGAGTTCATCGTACGGAGGAAGCTTTGA
- the shc gene encoding squalene--hopene cyclase — protein MTDQLQQPVGAIAVAEARTALDAARDYLLSLQHPDGWWKGELETNVTMDVEDLLLRQFLGIRTAAETEQAARWIRSQQRRDGTWANFYGGPGDLSTTVEAYTALKLAGDDIDAEHMVVARDWILAQGGLEATRVFTRIWLALFGEWSWDELPAMPPELVLAPKWFPLNVSDWGCWARQTVVPLTVVCTLRPRRDLGISVRELRTGRSGDPIRPQWSWEFAFHSLDRVLRRYQQRPLKTIRRHAMLRAAEWIVARQEADGSWGGIQPPWVYSLLALNLLGYPLDHPVLRHGLAGLEGFLVREQTPAGPVRRLEACQSPVWDTVLAMQALSDAGAPADHPSLRRATNYLLAEEIQVKGDWSVRRPHLPAGGGWAFEFDNDGYPDIDDTAEVLLALNRVDHSDPAAVRSAIERGIRWLRGMQSKDGGWGAFDADNTRSLVRKLPFCDFGEVIDPPSADVTAHVVEALAALGHDDRVVRRGVQWLLDNQEKDGSWFGRWGANHVYGTGAVVPALVRAGFKPGHRALRRAVKWLESHQNADGGWGEDLRSYDDPAWIGRGDSTASQTGWALLALLAVDRHGTEAVRRGVQYLARTQRADGGWDEPQFTGTGFPGDFYINYHLYRVIFPLTALGRYHRAAG, from the coding sequence TTGACCGATCAGTTGCAGCAGCCCGTCGGCGCGATCGCCGTTGCCGAAGCGCGGACCGCGCTGGACGCCGCCCGCGATTACCTGCTTTCCCTCCAGCACCCCGACGGCTGGTGGAAGGGGGAGTTGGAGACCAACGTGACGATGGACGTCGAGGACCTGCTGCTGCGCCAGTTCCTCGGCATCCGCACGGCCGCCGAGACCGAGCAGGCGGCCCGCTGGATCCGCTCGCAGCAACGCCGAGACGGTACCTGGGCGAACTTCTACGGCGGCCCCGGCGACCTGTCGACCACGGTCGAGGCATACACCGCACTCAAGCTCGCTGGCGACGACATCGACGCCGAGCACATGGTCGTGGCGCGGGACTGGATCCTTGCCCAGGGCGGGTTGGAAGCCACCCGGGTGTTCACCCGGATCTGGTTGGCGCTGTTCGGCGAATGGTCCTGGGACGAACTGCCTGCCATGCCACCGGAACTCGTGCTGGCGCCCAAGTGGTTCCCGCTGAACGTCTCGGACTGGGGATGCTGGGCGCGCCAGACGGTGGTGCCGCTGACCGTGGTGTGCACGTTGCGGCCGCGTCGGGACCTCGGCATCAGCGTGCGCGAACTGCGCACCGGACGGTCCGGCGATCCCATTCGTCCACAGTGGTCATGGGAATTCGCCTTCCATTCGTTGGACCGGGTTCTACGCCGGTACCAACAACGTCCACTTAAGACGATTCGTAGGCACGCCATGCTGCGCGCGGCGGAGTGGATCGTGGCCCGGCAGGAGGCCGACGGATCCTGGGGCGGCATCCAGCCGCCCTGGGTGTACTCGCTGCTGGCGCTGAACCTGCTCGGCTACCCGCTGGACCATCCGGTGCTGCGGCATGGACTGGCCGGGTTGGAGGGTTTCCTGGTCCGCGAGCAGACCCCGGCCGGTCCGGTGCGGCGGCTGGAGGCATGCCAGTCGCCGGTATGGGACACCGTGCTCGCCATGCAGGCGCTAAGCGACGCCGGGGCGCCCGCCGACCACCCGTCGCTGCGCCGGGCGACCAACTACCTGCTGGCCGAGGAGATCCAGGTCAAGGGCGACTGGTCGGTGCGCCGCCCGCACCTGCCGGCCGGTGGCGGCTGGGCATTCGAATTCGACAACGACGGTTACCCGGACATCGACGACACCGCCGAAGTCCTGCTCGCGTTGAACCGTGTGGACCACTCGGATCCGGCGGCGGTGCGTAGTGCGATCGAACGTGGCATCCGCTGGTTGCGCGGCATGCAGTCGAAGGATGGCGGCTGGGGCGCCTTCGACGCGGACAACACCCGCTCGTTGGTGCGCAAACTGCCGTTCTGCGACTTCGGCGAGGTGATCGACCCGCCGTCGGCCGACGTAACGGCGCATGTGGTCGAGGCGCTAGCGGCGCTGGGGCACGACGACCGCGTCGTGCGGCGGGGCGTGCAGTGGCTACTGGACAACCAGGAGAAGGACGGCTCCTGGTTCGGGCGTTGGGGCGCGAACCACGTATACGGCACCGGCGCCGTGGTCCCTGCCTTGGTCCGGGCGGGCTTCAAACCCGGTCACCGAGCACTGCGGCGGGCGGTGAAGTGGCTGGAAAGCCACCAGAACGCCGACGGCGGCTGGGGCGAGGACCTGCGCTCCTACGACGACCCGGCGTGGATCGGCAGGGGCGATTCCACGGCGTCGCAGACCGGGTGGGCGCTGCTTGCCCTGCTCGCGGTGGACCGGCACGGGACCGAAGCGGTGCGTCGCGGGGTGCAGTACCTGGCCCGCACCCAGCGCGCGGACGGCGGCTGGGACGAGCCGCAGTTCACCGGCACCGGGTTCCCCGGCGACTTCTACATCAACTACCACCTGTACCGGGTGATCTTCCCGCTCACCGCGTTGGGGAGGTACCACCGTGCGGCGGGGTGA
- a CDS encoding phosphorylase family protein, whose protein sequence is MPTRLLVCAPLGLEARALRAAVGRKCVRRTGFGPRRSARSAAAFIDADFDVLVVAGFAGGVSADVRSGDVIVAAELRGQRGIVCCPWAPSLASELRCAGLPVRCGSIVTTDHVVHGAQRAELARTGALAADMESAVLAQAARGRPFGVVRVVVDTDRQPLLRPGTPSRALAARARLHAVGSCLPRWGRTVLPEIRSAPEEVS, encoded by the coding sequence ATGCCCACTCGGCTCCTGGTCTGCGCGCCTCTGGGCCTCGAAGCCCGAGCGCTGCGGGCGGCCGTGGGCCGCAAGTGCGTGCGCCGCACGGGCTTCGGCCCGCGCCGCAGCGCCCGCAGTGCTGCTGCGTTCATTGATGCGGACTTCGATGTGCTGGTCGTCGCCGGGTTCGCCGGCGGCGTCAGCGCCGACGTCCGCAGCGGCGACGTGATCGTGGCCGCCGAGCTTCGCGGACAGCGCGGCATCGTGTGCTGCCCGTGGGCGCCGTCGCTGGCCTCGGAACTGCGTTGCGCGGGCTTGCCGGTGCGTTGCGGGTCCATCGTCACTACCGACCACGTTGTGCACGGTGCCCAGCGCGCCGAGTTGGCCCGGACCGGGGCCCTCGCCGCCGACATGGAGTCGGCCGTGCTCGCCCAAGCCGCTCGGGGACGCCCGTTCGGCGTCGTGCGGGTGGTGGTCGACACCGACCGGCAACCGCTGCTCCGGCCGGGCACGCCGAGCCGGGCATTGGCCGCGCGCGCCCGGCTGCACGCCGTCGGTTCATGCCTGCCCCGGTGGGGCCGCACCGTCCTGCCGGAGATCCGATCCGCACCCGAGGAGGTGTCCTGA
- the hpnH gene encoding adenosyl-hopene transferase HpnH, with amino-acid sequence MGIPVRQAIRIGAYLLKQKLARRDKFALTLELEPLFACNLACAGCGKIQHPASVLKQRMPVEQAVAAVEECGAPVVSIAGGEPLMHPEIEVIVEELIKRKKFVYLCTNALLLPRKIDKFRPSPYFNWAVHIDGLEERHDASVCKQGVFAQAVDNIKEVQRRGFRVTTNSTFFTSDTPQSVIEVLEYLNNDLAVDQMMLSPAYAYDKAPDQDHFLGVTETRELFRKVFADGRRKKWRFNHSPLFLDFLEGKVDFRCTAWAIPSYSLYGWQRPCYLMNDGYAKSYQELLTDTDWSAYGRGRDPRCANCMAHCGYEPTAVLATLGSLRESIRALRG; translated from the coding sequence ATGGGCATTCCGGTACGCCAAGCGATCCGCATCGGCGCCTACCTACTGAAGCAGAAGCTCGCCCGCCGCGACAAGTTCGCCCTGACACTAGAGCTGGAACCGCTGTTCGCGTGCAATCTGGCTTGTGCGGGTTGCGGCAAGATCCAGCACCCGGCGAGCGTGCTCAAGCAGCGGATGCCGGTCGAGCAGGCCGTCGCCGCCGTCGAGGAGTGCGGGGCCCCGGTGGTGTCCATCGCCGGTGGTGAACCGCTGATGCACCCCGAGATCGAGGTCATCGTCGAAGAGCTGATCAAGCGCAAGAAATTCGTCTACCTGTGCACCAACGCCTTGCTGCTGCCGCGCAAGATCGACAAGTTCCGGCCATCGCCGTACTTCAATTGGGCCGTACACATCGACGGGCTGGAAGAACGGCACGACGCGTCGGTGTGCAAGCAGGGCGTGTTCGCCCAGGCGGTGGACAACATCAAGGAGGTCCAGCGGCGCGGGTTCCGGGTCACCACCAACTCCACCTTCTTCACCTCAGACACCCCGCAGTCGGTGATCGAGGTGCTGGAGTACCTCAATAACGACCTCGCGGTCGACCAGATGATGCTGTCGCCGGCCTACGCCTACGACAAGGCCCCCGACCAGGATCATTTCCTCGGCGTGACCGAGACGCGCGAGCTGTTCCGGAAGGTCTTCGCCGACGGGCGGCGCAAGAAGTGGCGGTTCAACCACTCTCCGCTGTTCCTGGACTTCCTGGAGGGCAAGGTCGACTTCCGGTGCACGGCCTGGGCGATCCCGTCGTACTCGCTGTACGGCTGGCAGCGGCCGTGTTACCTGATGAACGACGGCTACGCGAAGAGCTACCAAGAACTGCTGACCGACACCGACTGGTCGGCCTACGGGCGTGGGCGAGATCCGCGCTGCGCGAACTGCATGGCACACTGCGGCTACGAGCCGACCGCCGTGTTGGCCACCCTGGGCTCGTTGCGCGAGTCGATCCGCGCGCTGCGCGGGTAG
- a CDS encoding VC0807 family protein: MTQDVPDLRARQQPDREEPMHNHHRTVHLHGLPAHLWHAAKNLTETVLAPLLLFYLLFKLTGFTGGLLAALGWVAASIAFRLVVRAKIPMVLWLTALVLVARTLLGFATGSTFVYFLEPSLQNFLIAAVLLVTLPFERTFLAKLANDFCLLPVELTGNARIQRFFRRVSLLWALVFIVNGLTTLWALAQATLGSFLVVSTAGSFSLVVVAAVASLLWFRRELRGEGIRVRFGKPAAAA; this comes from the coding sequence TTGACGCAGGATGTCCCCGACTTACGGGCGAGGCAGCAGCCCGACCGCGAGGAACCAATGCACAACCACCACCGCACCGTTCATCTGCACGGACTCCCGGCCCACCTGTGGCACGCCGCCAAGAACCTGACAGAGACGGTGCTGGCGCCGCTGCTGCTGTTTTACCTGCTGTTCAAGCTGACCGGCTTCACCGGCGGCCTGCTGGCGGCGCTGGGTTGGGTGGCGGCCTCGATCGCGTTCCGGTTGGTGGTGCGCGCGAAGATCCCGATGGTGCTGTGGCTGACCGCGCTGGTCCTGGTGGCCCGTACGCTGCTGGGCTTCGCCACCGGGTCGACGTTCGTGTACTTCCTGGAGCCGAGCCTGCAGAACTTCCTGATCGCGGCGGTCCTGCTGGTCACGCTGCCGTTCGAGCGGACGTTTCTGGCCAAACTGGCCAACGACTTCTGCTTGCTCCCGGTTGAGCTGACCGGAAATGCGCGGATCCAGCGGTTCTTCCGGCGGGTGTCGCTGCTGTGGGCGCTGGTGTTCATCGTCAACGGGCTGACGACGCTGTGGGCGTTGGCGCAGGCCACTCTCGGAAGCTTCCTGGTGGTCAGCACCGCCGGTTCGTTCTCACTGGTGGTCGTCGCGGCGGTCGCTTCACTGCTGTGGTTCCGCCGTGAGCTGCGCGGCGAGGGCATCCGGGTGCGCTTCGGCAAGCCCGCAGCCGCGGCGTGA
- a CDS encoding SDR family NAD(P)-dependent oxidoreductase, giving the protein MRGRTALVTGASSGIGAATATELNARGCRVLLVGRDEHRLAEVAERTGGEPVHADLTDPAGLDRVAGAAGAADLLVHSAGLGWAGELTAMPAERIAQLTAVNLTAPMLLTRAVLPELRRRRGHVVFVASVAVVGVAGEEVYSATKAGLRAFAASLRYQDGIGVTTVFPGAVRTPFFDGRHYERRVPRMVSAQEVARALVRAVERGAAEVFVPKWLIVPARLQGAMPKTFHRLARRFR; this is encoded by the coding sequence GTGCGCGGGCGCACGGCGCTGGTCACCGGCGCGTCCTCGGGGATCGGCGCGGCCACCGCGACCGAGCTGAACGCCCGGGGGTGCCGGGTCCTGCTGGTCGGTCGTGACGAGCACCGACTGGCCGAGGTCGCCGAGCGCACGGGCGGCGAACCGGTGCACGCCGACCTCACCGATCCGGCCGGGCTCGACCGGGTAGCCGGAGCCGCCGGAGCCGCCGACCTGCTGGTGCACAGCGCGGGACTGGGCTGGGCAGGCGAGCTGACCGCAATGCCAGCGGAGCGGATCGCGCAACTCACGGCGGTGAACCTGACAGCACCGATGCTGCTGACCCGCGCTGTGCTGCCCGAGCTGCGACGACGCCGCGGGCACGTCGTGTTCGTCGCCTCGGTCGCCGTTGTCGGCGTAGCTGGCGAAGAGGTGTATTCGGCGACCAAGGCCGGCCTGCGGGCCTTCGCGGCCAGCCTGCGCTATCAGGACGGCATCGGCGTGACCACAGTGTTCCCCGGCGCGGTGCGGACGCCGTTCTTCGACGGTCGCCACTACGAGCGCCGCGTCCCACGGATGGTCAGCGCGCAAGAAGTGGCCCGGGCACTGGTGCGCGCCGTCGAGCGGGGCGCGGCGGAGGTGTTCGTCCCGAAGTGGCTCATCGTGCCCGCGCGGCTGCAGGGTGCGATGCCGAAGACATTCCATCGCCTCGCCCGCCGCTTCCGCTGA
- a CDS encoding DMT family transporter, giving the protein MNTQSTELVIAVPTAIVGAASFGLASAIQHRVTKQVPEVRTLSPRMLFALVRKPIWVLSILTVIIGLSLQVVALAFGPLVLVQPLLVTSVLFGAAFAAWLGHRKMDLVLGLGALACMGGLSAFLVLGRPSGQGSEFTGASILPLALALGLLVVVSLVAARLLPGEVGVIGLAVATGVLYGVTASLIKVVAGHFRSGGLAEPFQHWSLYAVCVIGPMGFLLSQQTLQRGKLISPALAVITTVDPLVAAAIGVSWLGERIESTPSILAGELIAVVVIIGAILVLTRRGEQLRRAAEQPDRDGDSWDTTWG; this is encoded by the coding sequence GTGAACACGCAAAGCACCGAGCTCGTCATCGCCGTTCCAACGGCGATCGTCGGCGCGGCGAGCTTCGGGCTGGCCAGCGCCATCCAGCACCGCGTCACCAAGCAAGTGCCCGAGGTGCGCACGCTCAGCCCCCGCATGCTGTTCGCTCTGGTCCGCAAGCCGATCTGGGTGCTCAGCATCCTCACCGTGATCATCGGGTTGTCGTTGCAGGTGGTGGCGCTGGCCTTCGGCCCACTGGTGCTGGTGCAGCCGTTGTTGGTCACCTCGGTGCTTTTCGGCGCCGCGTTCGCCGCGTGGCTGGGGCATCGCAAGATGGACCTGGTGCTGGGGCTGGGCGCGCTGGCCTGCATGGGCGGGTTGTCCGCGTTTCTGGTGCTGGGGCGGCCGTCCGGGCAGGGCAGCGAGTTCACCGGGGCATCGATCCTGCCGTTGGCGCTTGCGCTCGGGCTGCTGGTCGTGGTGTCGCTGGTGGCGGCCCGGTTGTTGCCCGGCGAGGTCGGGGTGATCGGCTTGGCGGTGGCCACCGGCGTGTTGTACGGGGTGACGGCCAGCTTGATCAAGGTGGTGGCCGGGCACTTCCGCAGCGGCGGCCTGGCCGAGCCGTTCCAGCACTGGTCGCTCTACGCGGTGTGCGTGATCGGACCGATGGGGTTCCTGCTCAGCCAGCAGACGCTCCAGCGGGGCAAGCTGATATCGCCGGCGCTGGCGGTGATCACCACGGTGGATCCGCTGGTGGCGGCCGCGATCGGGGTGAGCTGGCTCGGCGAGCGCATCGAGTCCACCCCCTCGATCCTCGCCGGTGAGCTGATCGCCGTTGTGGTGATCATCGGCGCCATCTTGGTGCTGACCCGCCGGGGCGAGCAGTTGCGACGGGCCGCGGAGCAGCCCGACCGCGACGGCGACTCGTGGGATACGACGTGGGGCTGA
- a CDS encoding wax ester/triacylglycerol synthase domain-containing protein, giving the protein MTVQPRRVLLISATIGEGHNATARAVEEAARRVWPGCEVAWLDALRRMGRWVPATFNWIYVTNVESTPWLYDFFYDSLWRYRWFANASRRFVGAWSGRLLHRAIAEQDPDLIVSTYPLGTAGLDWLRRRGGLNVPVAAVVSDFSPHPFWVYPEIDLHYVMSEASLRAMRRAEPDAVGAVCVPPVVSAFQPADRAPLRRSFGLPEAGFTVLISCGSFGFGSVERAVDAALRADGVDRIVVVCGRNAALRHRFADRSDDRIVPLGWVDDMPGLVASSDVVVTNAGGATALEALACGRAVLMFEPIAGHGRANAELMAEAGLAELCRRERDLTETLRRWATEPHELAQREHQALKHSLAADFAEQVAALARLPRHHGRRPLRPQDAFFVYATTPAVSQQTGAILSLEGSRQSTHDWCERISRRIHQGAAELPLLTRRLALRRGRRPQWIHDGEIDVGDHLRCCELRDGHRADPIIREFFSTPVRTDRPPWELLLLNDIDTGRASLLAKMHHALGDGVAVTSTLLRLLCEHPPPTTSPSRGGGPPWHRRAGKVLRGLVSLARAGPTPASRWAGRSTPNRSFAHVALPAAEVRACARAHQVTTSAFVIGVVAETLQRTLGDTAPGQRFRIMVPRTARTSRGGIGTDAPGNHTQSLSIDLPVGPMPPDRRIAEVAARLAEPDRTGQPAATGAVLATLGLLPAPLHAWLVRQLYQRRFFNAVVSVLPGQRRPAYLGQACIASVLPVLSLADGVGVAVGAIGWGDWIGFGITTDTGLAPDAVTLAAHLRDAFADLSGVRR; this is encoded by the coding sequence GTGACTGTCCAGCCGCGTCGAGTCCTACTGATCAGCGCCACCATCGGCGAGGGGCACAATGCGACCGCCCGCGCCGTCGAGGAGGCGGCCCGGCGGGTGTGGCCCGGATGCGAGGTGGCCTGGCTGGACGCCCTGCGCAGGATGGGCCGATGGGTGCCCGCGACGTTCAACTGGATCTACGTCACCAACGTCGAATCCACGCCGTGGCTCTACGACTTCTTCTACGACTCGCTGTGGCGCTACCGCTGGTTCGCCAACGCCTCCCGCCGGTTCGTCGGCGCCTGGAGCGGGCGGCTGCTGCACCGGGCCATCGCCGAGCAGGACCCCGACCTGATCGTCTCGACCTACCCGCTGGGCACCGCCGGCCTCGACTGGCTGCGCCGCCGGGGCGGGCTGAACGTGCCGGTGGCCGCGGTCGTTTCGGACTTCTCGCCGCATCCGTTCTGGGTCTACCCGGAGATCGACCTGCACTACGTGATGAGCGAAGCCAGCCTGCGGGCGATGCGGCGCGCCGAGCCTGACGCCGTGGGCGCGGTCTGCGTGCCTCCGGTGGTCTCGGCGTTCCAGCCTGCCGACCGGGCCCCGCTGCGACGGTCGTTCGGGTTGCCGGAAGCCGGTTTCACGGTGCTGATCTCGTGCGGCTCGTTCGGGTTCGGCTCCGTTGAGCGCGCGGTGGATGCCGCGCTGCGCGCCGACGGCGTCGATCGCATTGTCGTCGTCTGCGGCCGGAATGCCGCGTTGCGCCACCGCTTCGCCGACCGCTCGGACGACCGGATCGTCCCGCTGGGTTGGGTGGATGACATGCCCGGCCTGGTGGCGAGCTCGGACGTCGTGGTGACCAATGCCGGTGGGGCCACGGCCCTGGAGGCACTTGCCTGCGGGCGGGCGGTGCTGATGTTCGAGCCGATCGCCGGGCACGGGCGCGCGAACGCCGAGCTGATGGCCGAGGCCGGGCTGGCCGAGCTGTGCCGTCGGGAGCGCGATCTGACCGAGACGCTGCGCCGGTGGGCCACCGAGCCGCACGAGCTCGCGCAGCGGGAACACCAAGCGCTCAAGCACAGCCTGGCCGCCGACTTCGCCGAGCAGGTGGCCGCGCTGGCCCGGCTGCCTCGCCACCACGGCCGTCGCCCGCTGCGACCGCAAGACGCCTTCTTCGTGTACGCCACGACTCCCGCCGTCTCGCAACAGACCGGCGCGATCCTGTCGCTGGAAGGCTCGCGACAGTCCACGCATGACTGGTGCGAACGCATCTCCCGGCGAATCCACCAGGGCGCGGCGGAATTGCCTTTGCTCACCCGGCGTCTGGCGCTGCGCCGCGGTCGTAGACCACAGTGGATTCACGACGGAGAGATCGACGTCGGCGATCACCTGCGGTGTTGCGAGCTGCGTGACGGGCACCGCGCCGACCCGATCATCCGCGAGTTCTTCAGTACTCCGGTGCGCACCGATCGGCCGCCGTGGGAACTGCTGCTGCTCAACGACATCGACACCGGGCGGGCCTCGCTGCTGGCGAAGATGCACCACGCGCTCGGCGACGGCGTCGCCGTGACCAGCACTCTGCTGCGGCTGCTTTGCGAGCACCCGCCGCCGACAACCTCGCCGAGCCGCGGCGGCGGTCCACCGTGGCACCGCCGCGCCGGGAAGGTCCTGCGCGGCCTGGTGAGCCTAGCCCGCGCGGGGCCGACGCCGGCCAGCCGTTGGGCGGGCCGAAGCACGCCGAACCGGTCCTTCGCCCACGTAGCGCTGCCAGCGGCCGAGGTGCGCGCCTGCGCACGCGCGCACCAGGTGACCACCTCCGCATTCGTGATCGGCGTGGTCGCCGAGACACTGCAGCGCACGCTCGGCGACACCGCACCCGGCCAGCGGTTCCGGATCATGGTGCCGCGCACCGCCCGCACCTCACGCGGCGGCATCGGCACCGACGCGCCTGGCAACCACACCCAGTCGCTGTCGATCGACCTCCCGGTCGGGCCCATGCCGCCGGATCGACGCATCGCCGAGGTCGCCGCCCGACTCGCCGAGCCGGACCGCACCGGTCAGCCAGCCGCTACCGGTGCGGTGCTCGCGACCCTTGGCCTCCTGCCCGCCCCGTTGCACGCTTGGTTGGTGCGGCAGCTCTACCAGCGTCGTTTCTTCAACGCCGTCGTGTCCGTGCTACCAGGACAACGCCGCCCGGCCTACCTGGGCCAGGCGTGCATCGCGAGTGTCCTGCCGGTGCTGTCCCTGGCCGACGGCGTGGGGGTGGCCGTGGGGGCGATCGGCTGGGGCGATTGGATCGGGTTCGGTATCACCACCGACACCGGGCTGGCCCCGGACGCCGTCACGCTGGCCGCGCACCTCCGCGACGCCTTCGCCGACCTGAGCGGAGTCCGGCGGTGA
- a CDS encoding carbonic anhydrase, producing the protein MSNPPSSPAQAYELLLEGNRRFVENTRLHPNQDADHRAALAPGQRPFAVLFGCSDSRLAAEIIFDQGLGDLFVVRTAGHVIGSEVLGSIEYGVSVLGAPLVVVLGHDSCGAVTAARAACVEGTAPPGYIRDIVERVTPSVLSARADGTTEVDEIVDVHIQRTGDLMLERSTLLANEVAAGRCAVAGLSYRLAEGTVRLVGSHGPLSPTD; encoded by the coding sequence ATGTCCAACCCGCCGTCTTCGCCCGCCCAGGCCTACGAACTGTTACTGGAAGGCAACCGGCGGTTCGTGGAGAACACGCGACTGCACCCGAACCAGGACGCCGACCACCGCGCCGCCCTGGCACCGGGCCAGCGGCCCTTCGCGGTCCTTTTCGGCTGCTCCGACTCCCGGCTGGCCGCCGAGATCATCTTTGACCAGGGCCTCGGCGACCTGTTCGTGGTCCGCACGGCGGGGCACGTCATCGGCTCCGAGGTGCTTGGCAGCATCGAGTACGGCGTCAGCGTCCTCGGCGCCCCCCTGGTTGTGGTGCTCGGGCACGACTCCTGCGGCGCGGTCACCGCCGCGCGGGCCGCCTGCGTCGAAGGCACCGCACCGCCTGGTTACATCCGGGACATCGTGGAGCGGGTGACGCCGAGCGTCTTGTCCGCCCGCGCCGACGGCACCACCGAGGTCGACGAAATCGTGGACGTGCACATTCAGCGCACCGGTGACCTGATGCTGGAGCGGTCGACCCTGCTGGCCAACGAGGTGGCCGCGGGCCGCTGCGCGGTGGCCGGACTCTCCTACCGCCTCGCCGAGGGCACCGTCCGGCTCGTCGGCAGCCACGGTCCGCTGTCGCCCACGGACTGA
- a CDS encoding Chromate resistance protein ChrB — protein MTVEQPMRWLVLVVRLPAQPSRHRVAVWRELRRVGALSLGQGTWALPDVPGVAAGVARAIELAERGSGEVVVLAATGRKEPDAARLTAMFTAERQEEWAEFLADCGKFDAEIDKELRNNKLTMAELEEEEQSLERLRRWYRDLKARDVFGAPAATEAQQQLQHCADRLADYTEQVFQALHQM, from the coding sequence GTGACAGTGGAACAGCCGATGCGGTGGTTGGTCCTCGTGGTGCGGCTGCCGGCGCAGCCCTCGCGGCACCGGGTGGCGGTGTGGCGGGAGCTGCGTCGGGTCGGGGCGCTCTCGCTGGGTCAGGGCACCTGGGCGCTGCCGGACGTGCCCGGTGTGGCCGCCGGGGTGGCGCGGGCGATCGAGCTCGCCGAGCGGGGCTCAGGTGAGGTCGTCGTGCTGGCGGCAACCGGGCGCAAGGAACCCGATGCGGCGCGGCTGACGGCGATGTTCACCGCCGAGCGGCAGGAGGAGTGGGCGGAGTTCCTCGCCGACTGCGGCAAGTTCGACGCCGAGATCGACAAGGAACTGCGCAACAACAAGCTGACCATGGCCGAGCTGGAAGAGGAAGAGCAGAGCTTGGAGCGGCTGCGTCGCTGGTACCGCGACCTCAAGGCGCGCGACGTGTTCGGCGCCCCGGCGGCCACCGAGGCGCAGCAGCAACTGCAGCACTGCGCCGACCGGCTGGCCGACTACACGGAGCAGGTTTTCCAGGCATTGCACCAGATGTGA